The following proteins come from a genomic window of Campylobacter concisus:
- the efp gene encoding elongation factor P, with translation MASYSMGDLKKGLKIEIDGVPYKIVEYQHVKPGKGAAFVRAKIKSFIDGKVLEKTFHAGDKCEQPHLEEKEMQYLYDDGEYCQFMDTVTYEQVAISDEDVGDVKKWMIDGMMVEILFHNGNAIGVEVPQVVELKIVETPPNFKGDTQGGKKPATLESGAVVQIPFHVLEGEVIRVDTVRGEYIERANK, from the coding sequence ATGGCTTCATATTCAATGGGCGATCTAAAAAAGGGACTAAAGATCGAGATCGATGGCGTTCCTTATAAAATCGTAGAATATCAACATGTTAAACCAGGCAAGGGTGCAGCTTTTGTTCGTGCAAAAATCAAATCTTTTATCGATGGAAAAGTGCTTGAAAAGACTTTTCATGCAGGAGATAAATGCGAGCAACCACATCTTGAAGAAAAAGAGATGCAGTATCTTTATGACGATGGTGAATATTGTCAGTTTATGGATACAGTTACTTATGAGCAAGTTGCTATCAGCGACGAGGATGTGGGTGATGTTAAAAAATGGATGATCGATGGCATGATGGTTGAAATTTTATTTCACAATGGCAATGCGATCGGCGTTGAAGTGCCACAAGTAGTTGAGCTAAAGATAGTTGAGACTCCACCAAATTTCAAGGGTGATACGCAAGGTGGTAAAAAGCCAGCTACTCTTGAGAGTGGTGCGGTAGTTCAGATACCATTTCACGTACTTGAGGGTGAGGTTATCCGTGTGGATACTGTTCGCGGCGAGTATATCGAGCGTGCAAATAAATAA
- a CDS encoding RNA recognition motif domain-containing protein translates to MNIYVGNLSYRTTEAELKEAFAQFGEVKRAKIVKDRETDRSKGFGFVEMDDANEGQRAIDALNEKELGGRTLRVNEARPRD, encoded by the coding sequence GTGAATATTTATGTAGGAAATTTGTCGTATAGAACGACAGAGGCAGAATTAAAGGAAGCTTTTGCACAATTTGGTGAAGTAAAGCGAGCAAAAATAGTAAAAGATAGAGAAACTGACCGCTCAAAAGGCTTTGGCTTTGTTGAAATGGACGATGCAAATGAGGGACAAAGAGCCATAGATGCATTAAATGAAAAAGAGCTAGGCGGACGTACTTTAAGAGTAAATGAGGCTAGACCAAGAGATTAA
- a CDS encoding DJ-1 family glyoxalase III produces MKKVAVILAEGFEEIEALTSVDVLRRAGVIASIVGLNDVNIKGCHNICVKADVTLREMKELDYDAIVLPGGLPGASNLANDTRLKAILQNFDKSNKLICAICAAPMVLESAGVLKDHFVCYPGFEENVRSDKRGYVSDKNVLKDQNIITGKGPAFSMEFALFIVKNLLGDEAYLKVKNDLLYK; encoded by the coding sequence ATGAAAAAAGTTGCTGTGATTTTAGCTGAAGGATTTGAGGAGATAGAAGCACTAACTTCTGTTGATGTTTTACGTAGAGCTGGAGTGATAGCTTCTATTGTTGGACTAAATGACGTAAACATCAAAGGATGTCACAATATATGCGTAAAAGCCGACGTAACACTTCGCGAGATGAAAGAGCTAGACTATGATGCGATCGTCCTTCCTGGTGGACTTCCAGGAGCTAGCAATTTAGCAAACGATACAAGGCTCAAAGCAATTTTACAAAATTTTGATAAAAGCAATAAGCTTATTTGTGCCATTTGTGCTGCTCCTATGGTGCTTGAGAGTGCTGGTGTGCTAAAAGATCATTTTGTTTGTTATCCAGGATTCGAAGAAAATGTAAGAAGCGACAAAAGAGGCTACGTGAGCGATAAAAACGTGCTAAAAGATCAAAACATCATCACAGGAAAGGGTCCTGCATTTTCAATGGAATTTGCACTTTTTATAGTTAAAAATTTACTTGGCGATGAAGCTTATCTTAAAGTAAAGAATGATTTACTTTATAAATAG
- a CDS encoding SelT/SelW/SelH family (seleno)protein, producing the protein MQVKIIYCNSUNYRPVASRVEDEIKANFSDARVEKVIGDGGNFIVEVDGDVIFSKKDRIGNDEARFPHGEEITTLINKYLKEKSA; encoded by the coding sequence ATGCAAGTAAAAATTATTTACTGCAACTCTTGAAACTATCGTCCGGTAGCTTCTCGTGTAGAAGATGAAATAAAAGCGAACTTTAGTGATGCAAGAGTCGAAAAGGTTATAGGTGATGGTGGAAATTTCATCGTCGAGGTTGATGGAGATGTTATATTTTCTAAGAAAGATCGCATCGGAAATGATGAAGCGAGATTTCCTCACGGTGAAGAGATCACAACTCTTATAAACAAATATCTTAAAGAAAAGTCGGCTTAA
- a CDS encoding glutamate--tRNA ligase family protein, with amino-acid sequence MRLDQEINDYLPPNGGIVSRIAPTPSGFLHAGNAYNFILTYLLTRSVSGILHLRIDDYDLSRYRREFVQNIFDVLEFLGLECDKGPTCTSDFEQNFSFKVRAKRYEDVLEKLDEIYICECSRTTKGAYKNGIYTKICKDKNLKFIKDKTAIRLSIDEDDELGKAVSAQMGDFVIYKKDFTPAYNLASVIDDEDMGVNLVVRGEDLLPCTLAQRYIAKMLKFNFSGATFIHHKLLLKDGKKLSKSSKSPPIDLGSNPQIYYKILANDLGLDIKSTDKISNLLYEFKLKNIAKNFLQSMS; translated from the coding sequence ATGAGGCTAGACCAAGAGATTAATGACTATTTGCCACCAAATGGTGGCATAGTCTCTCGTATCGCTCCTACACCAAGCGGATTTTTACATGCTGGTAACGCTTATAACTTCATCCTAACTTATCTTTTGACACGTTCAGTAAGCGGCATTTTACACTTACGTATTGATGACTATGACCTTAGTAGATACCGGCGCGAATTTGTTCAAAATATCTTTGATGTTTTAGAATTTTTAGGGCTTGAATGCGATAAAGGGCCTACTTGCACGAGTGATTTTGAGCAAAATTTTAGCTTCAAAGTAAGAGCCAAAAGATATGAAGATGTGCTTGAAAAACTAGATGAAATTTATATCTGTGAATGTTCAAGGACTACAAAAGGTGCCTATAAAAACGGTATTTACACCAAAATATGCAAAGATAAAAATCTAAAATTTATAAAAGATAAAACCGCCATTAGGTTAAGCATTGATGAAGACGATGAGCTTGGTAAGGCTGTATCAGCGCAAATGGGTGATTTTGTAATTTATAAAAAAGATTTTACTCCGGCTTACAACCTTGCAAGCGTGATAGATGACGAGGATATGGGCGTAAATTTGGTTGTTAGAGGGGAAGATCTGCTACCTTGCACACTAGCTCAAAGATACATCGCAAAAATGCTAAAATTTAACTTCTCAGGGGCTACTTTTATTCATCATAAGCTGCTTTTAAAAGATGGCAAAAAACTATCCAAAAGTTCAAAATCACCGCCAATCGATCTAGGATCTAATCCGCAAATTTATTACAAAATATTAGCAAATGATCTTGGGCTGGATATCAAATCAACAGATAAAATCTCAAATCTTCTTTACGAGTTTAAGCTTAAAAATATTGCCAAAAATTTTTTGCAAAGTATGAGCTAA
- the serA gene encoding phosphoglycerate dehydrogenase: MMKTIIVCDAIHPVGFELLKKEQDINVIDAVNTPKDELLKILGEADVAITRSSTEVNEAFLNAGKKLKAIVRAGVGVDNVDIEGCSRRGIIAMNVPTANTIAAVELTMAHMLASARSLEYAHNDLKLDRIWKREKWYGVELFKKKLGVIGFGNIGSRVAVRAKAFGMEIIAYDPYIDPSKVIDMGGTYTKNFDDILACDFITIHTPKTKETTNMIGAKEIAKMKDGVRLINCARGGLYNEEALYEGLKSGKIAFAGIDVFTKEPATDHPLLDLNNVSVTPHLGANTLESQRNIAVEAVEQAILAARGISYPNALNLPIKTEDLPPFVEPYIDLTSKMAFLAAQINKSVIKAIRIETHGQISEYANSMLTFAIVGALKESLGDAINYVNAKFLCDEKGIVTETSLGGDSIFKNKITVRLTTENGIVTVGGTVFGENQQRIVTINGFKTDFKPKGKMIIFKNHDVPGVIAQISKILADEKINIADFRLGRDDHNMALAVILVDEHIKAETLERLNALEACVWAQYAVI; the protein is encoded by the coding sequence ATTATGAAGACTATCATTGTTTGCGATGCGATACATCCAGTAGGTTTTGAACTTTTAAAAAAAGAGCAAGATATAAACGTAATAGATGCAGTTAATACTCCCAAAGATGAACTTTTAAAAATTTTAGGCGAGGCTGATGTTGCTATAACAAGAAGCTCAACTGAAGTAAATGAGGCCTTTTTAAACGCTGGTAAAAAACTAAAAGCCATCGTTAGAGCTGGTGTTGGTGTAGATAATGTCGATATAGAAGGATGCTCAAGGCGTGGCATAATAGCTATGAACGTTCCAACTGCAAACACTATTGCTGCAGTTGAGCTAACAATGGCTCATATGCTAGCTTCAGCTAGATCTCTTGAATACGCTCATAATGATCTAAAGCTAGATAGAATCTGGAAGCGTGAGAAGTGGTATGGGGTTGAGCTTTTTAAGAAAAAGCTTGGTGTGATCGGCTTTGGAAATATTGGCTCGAGAGTAGCTGTTCGCGCAAAAGCTTTTGGTATGGAGATCATCGCTTATGATCCATACATTGATCCATCTAAAGTCATTGATATGGGCGGTACTTATACTAAAAATTTTGATGATATTTTAGCATGTGATTTTATCACGATACATACACCAAAAACTAAAGAGACAACCAATATGATAGGCGCTAAAGAGATCGCAAAAATGAAAGATGGCGTAAGACTTATAAACTGTGCTAGAGGCGGTCTTTATAATGAAGAAGCACTTTATGAAGGACTAAAAAGTGGCAAGATAGCATTTGCCGGTATTGATGTTTTTACAAAAGAGCCAGCAACTGATCATCCACTTCTTGATCTAAACAATGTAAGCGTCACCCCACACCTTGGAGCAAATACGCTTGAATCACAGCGAAATATCGCAGTTGAGGCAGTCGAACAAGCTATTTTAGCAGCTCGTGGTATAAGCTATCCAAATGCGTTAAATTTACCTATAAAAACAGAAGATCTACCGCCATTTGTTGAGCCTTATATCGATCTTACAAGCAAGATGGCATTTCTTGCTGCACAGATAAATAAAAGCGTTATTAAGGCTATTCGTATTGAGACTCACGGTCAAATCAGCGAATATGCAAATTCAATGCTAACTTTTGCAATCGTAGGTGCTTTAAAAGAGAGTCTTGGTGATGCGATAAATTACGTAAATGCTAAATTTTTATGCGATGAAAAAGGAATAGTGACTGAAACTAGCCTTGGCGGAGATAGCATTTTTAAAAATAAAATCACAGTTCGCTTAACTACTGAAAATGGCATTGTAACCGTTGGTGGAACGGTATTTGGTGAAAATCAGCAACGTATCGTAACGATAAATGGCTTTAAGACCGACTTTAAGCCAAAAGGCAAGATGATCATATTTAAAAACCATGATGTGCCAGGCGTTATTGCTCAGATTAGTAAAATTTTAGCTGATGAAAAGATCAATATCGCAGACTTCCGCCTTGGTAGAGATGATCACAATATGGCACTTGCTGTTATCTTGGTTGATGAACATATAAAAGCAGAAACGTTAGAGAGACTAAACGCACTTGAAGCTTGCGTTTGGGCTCAATACGCAGTTATATAA